The following is a genomic window from Trachemys scripta elegans isolate TJP31775 chromosome 7, CAS_Tse_1.0, whole genome shotgun sequence.
GCACTGAACACAGATCTCCAACCCATCCAGCCCCAGTCTTAACCACAAAGTCTGAACCGTAGCTTTGGGAACTGAAGGGGGATGGGGGCTAGattcagtgctgccaactctcatgatctTACCATCAATTTCACAGTATAAATCCCCAGCTTGTTGACTCAAGAGATTCAGGGAGAATCACAGCTTTTATTTGAAGCTTATCATCTTGACCCTTAAAAGCTCCTCCCCAGagcaaaaggcaaacaaaatacACCCCTCCCCATTGATTTTTTCTTAATCATGttttttaagggcctgatcccagatttttaatcatttgagGATGGCAAAGCAGATTTCAGTCATTTGATGCGGGGGAGGCATCAGGGACCCCAACCCAGGAAAGGAGGAAATGAAACTGACATGGAAGAGAAGGTGAAACTGACCAGGCTGCTTTCAGCTCCCATCCTACCCCAATGCTGAATATGTGACCGAGATAGAAAAGGAGTGCTTTGTGGTGTGAGTAGGCCCCACTGAATCCCAGGGAAAAAGGAGGCCTATAAACAGTAAATCTATCCACTTCTTCCACAGtaggagccccctcctgccatTCCAATAAGAACCTTTCCCACTTTTGACTGAGGTCCTCCACCCTACAGTAGAGTCCCGGGGGAGGCGAGTCCGGAATGAACCCATTTTATGGaaaggggagcagagggaagTGTCCCTTCCACCCTTACTAGGACAGCACACATGGCAGTGCTTGGgttagaatccaggagtcctggctcccgtgCAACCCGCCTTCCCCCCGacccctctggccatgctgtaacccactagaccctACTCGCCACCCAgaaccagggatagaacccaggaatcctaagGCAGACCACAGTCTCACTGGACAAGATAGTCTGAACTGCACACATTCCCCCATTGGCCCACCAGAGATGGTGTCCCAAAGGATAGGTGTGGGGAATTCATCATCCTTTGGGGGAGTGGGAAAAGAGAGCCTTTGGGTGCGGGAGGCAGTTCATTATAGTTAGGGGGTGTTCATGAAGAGCCAGACCCCTATATGGATTGGGTGCACTGACCAGAGAGGTCATGGGAGGGGAGATGAGACTTCATCAGGGAGGGGGTTGCCAGAGGATCCCTGAAGAGGTGGGAGATCAACATGAGGCCAGATCATAGGGGGAAGGGACTTCAGAGGGAAGGGGCATCCTTGTGGGGATTAGCAGTGGGTGGTATGGGGAGGAATCCCTATATGGGGCTGTGGGGATCCCTGTAGGGGGAAGAGGGTGGCAGGAACATCCTTATTGGGTCAGCAGGGGAGTCCTATATAGGAGGCACACACTATAGGGAGAAGTGGAGAGTCCAAGTATGTCTCTGAAATGCACAGGGGACCCTATAAAAGAGGAGGCAGCAGAAGCATCCCTATGGGGGAAGGAGACAATGTTGGACTGGGGCCAGtaaagggaggaagaggaaaactgGGCCTGGGGGGATAGGTCCAGGCTTTGGAAAAAAGAGGCTGGTGGGCTGGACTTGCTGGGAAAGGAGTGAGCTAGGCCAGACCTGGTGTGGGGGAGGATGCGGGGTTCACAGGGGCTCAGACTGACCCAGTGGTGTGGGGAGAGCGGCTTATGGGGTGTTGGGGGCTAGGCTGGGCCCAGAAGGATTGGAACAGGGGCATGAGTATGAGGATTGCCCATGAGTGGGCTAGACCGGCTCAGGGGTGCCATGCTGGACCAGAGAGGTTGGATTAAGGGTGCCAGGGGGTGCTAGGCCAGCCTGGGGAGACGGGGTTAAGGGGTGCCTGTGGGTGGGCTAGGCCGGCCCAGGGGGAGGGTCAGGTTAGGGgtgccagggtgtgtgtgtcagattaggggtgctgtgggggggtGCACTAGGTCGGGAGCAGGTTGGGTTAGGGGTGCTGGGAGGGGCGCTAGGACAGACCAGGGGCTGTTGTTGGGGGTGCCAGGGAGAACTAAGCTGGTCCAAGGGCTGTGGTTGGGGGTGCCAGGGAGAGCTAGgctggcccgggggggggggggggggggggggggggggggttggggagcttGGCCAGTCCGAGGGCTGGGGGTACCAGGGGGCACTAGGCCAGCCCAGGGAGACGGTGTTAAGGGGTGCCTGTGGGTAGGTTAGGCCAGCCCCGGGGGTTGGGTTAGGGATGCCGGGGAGCTAGGCCGTCCCGGGGGTTGGGGttagggtgctgggggggggggaggcagggccgggggggggggggtgggggggccgggCGAGGCCGGCCCGGGGGCTGGGGGTGCCGGGGGGGGCTAGGCCGGCCCGGGGGTGCCAGCCGGGGGCTCGGACCCGCACTCACCGGCGGGAAGCGCGcgttatatttcttttttttgctCGGCATCGCGGGGCTCAGGCTCAGTctccagcagcggcagcagcgaCCCCAGCCCGCCCCGCCGCGCTCCGCCCCGCCGGCTCCCGGCGTCGCCCGCCGCCACACCGGCCGCCTGGGTCCTAGCGCCTAGCGCCACCGGAACATGCCAGCGCCGGGCTGACTCCATCCATTGCCCTTCCCCCCGGACTCCTCCCTtttccagccctcccccccccccgcgcgctgGGGCCCCCCTCGCCCTTAGCACAGGTGCCCCCCTGTGACTTTCCATCCCCCGCACCCAATCTCCCCCTCCCACCGCATTTCTCCGTTCTCACAGGACGGGGTCTCCAATGCCACCTCCAGTGTCTCCCCCCTGCCTCAGGGTCCCCCTTCCCGCAGTACCAGGACCTAGGGGCCCACAACTCTACTCTCTCTACCAGCCACCAGGACTGGTATCCTCCATCTGCTATTCcgcctcctctcttctccctcttccagccATCCCAGAAAAAGCAGATCTTACAGCCCCTCCTCCATGTCAAAGGGTTCTGGGGTCCCCCATCACCAGGCTATGGAGGCCCTCCAAGAGCCACCCAGTTCCTGAAACATGGGCTCCCTGGGATTGCTTGCTCCCCATCCCTGGAAGATGGAGGATCCATGGTGTCCCAGGTTGGCCCCCACCACCAGAGATGGGGGGGCTATGAAGTCCCTgtgccctccccacctccctatGGCGGGTCTGAGGCAAGCCCCCTTTCCCTGAGCAGGTAGATTGAGTTCCACAGATCGCTATCCATGGGTCTGAGATTCTCCTGGAACACTAAGGATGGCAGAGGGATTTTGCTTTTGCACTGATGTacgtaagaacggccacactgggtcagactaaaggtatcttgtcttccaacagtggccaacgccagatgccccagagggaatgtcTTTGACTCTTTCCCCCTCTCAGCCACGTGCCCTACCCCACTACATCTCAGTGCTGGGCAAGGGAGCCCTGTATAAACAGCCTGTGTCCCATCCCAGAGGTGGTTGCACCGGGTGAGGAGTCTCTGTATAATGGCCCCAGCGGGGGGTTAACACCCATTACTCCCACAGAACACCGCTCAGGGTCAGGCTATGAGCCGGCCACTGGCTTGGGGGCCTCTGCGATGCCTTGCTCGCCTTTCCGCCATGGGCCACTAAACCCAGCTGCGGTGTCTTGGCCGCAGTCCAGCCCTACGAGCCTGCGCACGCACAGGGACCGCGGAGCGCGCTGGAGTCACAGCCACAAActgctgggcggggggaggggctcaggctggagcggATTGGTTGTTttagccccgcccccagccccagagaatCCTCTTCCGTACGctagcccccgccccctctctgATTAGCCCCTCCTACACCACCGTACCACATCCGGGTCTCTCACTTCATCCCTCGCGGCTCCGCGTTTCCCCATCCGGGTTAggccgaggccccgcccccgtgGCCGTTACCCCCGTCTGAGGCGGAGCGGGGGGGCTGCAGTATGGGGGCGGTCGGGAGCTGAGCGTGGGAAGGGGCCGGTGAGGCTTAGCCCTGGCGGGCGCTTGCGGAGCTGTCTCGGGAGGGGCCCAGCGGCGCtgcgtggggaggagggggcctgGGGGGCGCGCCGGAGGGGTGTCCCCTGCCGCCGTGTGCAGCCCTGGAGGCTTTGCTCCGTGTTCGCTCAGAGTGAGaggggggcaggactcctgggttcttcctagcttttggggggagagagtgggctCTCGTGGGTTAGAATggggggggcaggactcctgggttcccttcccagcttttggggagagggagtgggCTCTGGTGGGTTAGAAtgggggggcaggactcctgggttcccttcccagcttttggggggagggagtgggctcTGGTGGGTTAGAAtgggggggcaggactcctgggttcccttcccagcttttggggggagggagtgggctcTGGTGGGTTAgaatgggtgggagggaagcaggactcctgggttctcttcccagctctgcttcaGAGCTGCTGGGTGAATCCCTTTCAGCATTTCAGTTTATCCCATCTGTAATAAAGAGGTTAATGATACTAACTCCCACTGTCTCTCCTTAAAGCCCCTTGAGGTGGGACATATCTCATTCTGTACCACCAGCAGCATCTCTTGAGAGGAGAAGAGTCATAATCCTCAAGTTGACACTGTGCTATGACAATCTAGGGATCTTCAGGGTGGGCAAGAATCGCTAAGTGGTACGGGACAAGCCAATTCAAGCAGTCTTGGCCTGACAAAGGAATGGATGTTGCTGGCCTCAGTACATGAAGTGTTTGTGTCATGCCCCCTGCCTTTCCCACTGTGCTATGTGGGGAAGGGTCCCAGTGGGGAAGTGGCTGAGTGCAGCTGATCTAGGACAAGTTTAAAAGACACAGTGGGGGATCTGGAGCTTATACCCTGTTGGCATGGTAGTGTTTCTAACTGAGCTGTACAGATCATGTAGTGTGCTCTGCTCTCTGTCCTCCACGGTGAGCCATGATTTTTCTTTAATAGGAAAGTTGAAGCAGCATCTTTGTGGGGTATGTACAGCAGGCAGCCTGCCAAGCACTGCCACACAGGTCCTCAGTTGCGTTTCCAGGTGGCCTTTACATTAGTGTTGCTCGTTCCAAGCCCTTGATTGCTCGTCCTGCATTTGGATACCCATCCTGCATTGTGttcacttccccagcagcccacgAACACAGGTAAATTATTCTGGTTCATGGATGGGAACTAATGGGGTGTCTCAATCAACAGTGGGCAAGGAGCCTTTGGGATGGGCTATAGGGGACAGTCCTGCTGTGCGGGGATGGGAGCTAATGGGGGTCTCCATCCATAGTGGGCAGAGTCCTGAAGGAGATCGGGGATACTAATGGGAGTGGGGGAATCTCTATTCATACTGGGCAGGGTCCTGGGGGATGGACTCTAGCAGTTGATTCTGGTCAAGGTCCTGCTGTGGAGATTGGGCTAGATGGTACATCATCGTGTTGCTTCCAATCTCCCTGACCCTTCCATCCTAGGTTCCATCCTTCCACCAGCCAGTGAGCGATGTCAGACCAGGACGATGGTGatatggggaagggaggggccttCTCGGCCGAGCACCTGGCCGCTGAGTCCATGGCAGCCGACATGGACCCCTGGGTGGTGTTTGATGCACGAAAGACCCCACGGGCCGAGTTCGAGGAGTGGCTGCAGACCTACCAGCCCTCGCGGGTGTCTCGTTTTGGGGACCCTGAGCGCCGCACTGAGCCTGTGGGCTGGATTGCCATCTACGGTCCAAACTACTGTCCAGAGTCAGGTGATGtggtggggctgcaggaggcCTGGGAGCGGCTCCAGATCAGTGGGCGCCATGTCACCTTCGACACTATCCGCGAGCTGGCACTCAACCACTGCGTCCTTACCGGCAAGTGGCTGATGCACCTGGACACCGGCTTCAAGGTGGACCATGCCTGGAGTGGCATCGCCCGCTCCGTGTTGGAGGGGCACTTTGGGGTGGCCAAAGTCAGCCCCTACTACCCCAACTCGGACCGCAAGCATGTCATCTGCATCTACACAGATGACTTCACCGACGAGGAGAAGGTGATGGATGCGGACGCTGCCATCCGGGGCACTGGCGTCAAGTGCCTGCTCTCCTACAAGCCCGATGTCTACACCTACCTAGGCATCTACCGGGACAATCGCTGGCATCTCTGCCCCACCATCTACGAGAGCAAGTTTGACCTAGAGTGCATCCCCCGCCGCTCCCGTATCATCAACAAAGTCAGCAACACTGAGGTGACTTAGACTGGGCCCCGCTCCCCAGCTTGGCagttcctcctttcccctctccaaCAGCTGGCACCAATACCTCCCAACTGTGCTCTGAAACTAATTACATTTTGATTGGTCTGTTTGGTGTGGCCTGCACTTAATGTATATAGAACCTAGAGTGGATTGGAGGCCCCACACAGACTacaaatcccagcatgcaatgctccacgCTTCTGTAACAAGCTCCCTCTTTCAAAGGACAGGTGCTCTGCTGGTAACTGCTACTAGCTGTGATCCTTCGGTCAGCAGGGAGGAGCATTGGctgctgggagatgtagtctctGCTGGTCACACCTCTGTTAAAGATGACAGTGGACTATCTTGCAGGATTCTCAGCCACGTTTGGCACACTCCTGCATGATGCAGCACTGGCCATGCCGCTAGCTGGCTCTATATTAATGAGGTTCTCCCTGTTTCCCTGGAAAGCCACCTCTGCTCCCCTGGGCTGCAGTCACTTTCATAGAAGACTCAGGAGGTCCTTGCGACCAGCTggcactgtctctttaaattcCCAAAGCCCCTGGGGTTTGCTGGTGCCACTCTGCATGCTTATTAACTCCTTCATGGTCTGTGTGTTAATATATAGCCGAGGGCTAGGGCTGTGGGTTCAACTCACCACTACCACCTTccagtgatatttgtatgttgaaagtgccacagctcccagcagcctgTCCTTTAGGAAAGCCCTTTCCCTGAGACAGAGCTCACTTAGAGCTCAGAATTGCCTCCTCTACTGCtcatgcagcagcagctgggtgaTGTTTCCAACAGCCTTCTCAGTAACTAGTTCTCTCTCTAGCCATTGCAGCCCCTCATTGGTGGGGGAATGGGTGCCACATGAAAGAAGTCACAGGTCTCTGCAGGGCCCATTAAGGTGTCTGAGGGTaacaggagcagggccatggctctTGGAAAACAGGAGGAAGTAGGTGTCCACTGCCACCCCCACTAAGTACTGTAGATCCTTCACTGAGCCTGTTCCCCGTACAGCTCTCAAACATAGGGTCTGTGCACACACATCTCTGGCTCTTCCTGCCCTGGAAAAGGGCTGTATGTCAAGTCCTCTGAAGGGCGCAGATTGTTTAACCCCCCTTTTGGGGACATTTAACAGTCAAAGCGATTGTAGATACAGCACTGGAGCCCCTCTGCCTGCTTTAGGAACCATGAATAGCTTTTGTCTCCTTGCCCAGAGGCCTGCTCTGTGCGAAGGTTGTCTTTAAAATGCCACTCCTGGGGCTTGAGCATGTTGAATCCTGACCCTCactggtggggaagggaaagcagGAAGGAACCTCAGGGCTCCTGGGGATGACAGTGGAGCAAGGGGGTTGTATCTTTCCTGCAGGGTGTTTCTGCCAGCTGTTCAATGGGTGTTTGAGATGTAAACAGGATTAATAAAAACAACTCCTCTCCAGTGAATGGGGTTCTATTTCTTGGGGTGAGGAGGCCACAAcaccctgggggtggggcaggtccAATGCCAGCTGGGTGGCCCAAGCGCTGTTAACATCCCCCCCTTCTGTGCAAAGGGAGGGGCATGTCCTGTGTCCCTGCAAGTAGCTGCCCTCCTGCTGGGGAgagattggggggaggagggcctTGCTGTGGGACACATGAAAGCTCTTCTCACACAATCCTGGCTTCTTGCTTGATGACTGGAGTTAAGGCAGCCTGGAGCAGAGATGCCTCTGCAGGA
Proteins encoded in this region:
- the C7H11orf68 gene encoding UPF0696 protein C11orf68 homolog; the encoded protein is MSDQDDGDMGKGGAFSAEHLAAESMAADMDPWVVFDARKTPRAEFEEWLQTYQPSRVSRFGDPERRTEPVGWIAIYGPNYCPESGDVVGLQEAWERLQISGRHVTFDTIRELALNHCVLTGKWLMHLDTGFKVDHAWSGIARSVLEGHFGVAKVSPYYPNSDRKHVICIYTDDFTDEEKVMDADAAIRGTGVKCLLSYKPDVYTYLGIYRDNRWHLCPTIYESKFDLECIPRRSRIINKVSNTEVT